The following are from one region of the Rhipicephalus microplus isolate Deutch F79 chromosome 1, USDA_Rmic, whole genome shotgun sequence genome:
- the LOC142767151 gene encoding uncharacterized protein LOC142767151 — protein sequence MAATVIPEMEYCFQESQEHRCMCTPLPPPHSTCQAHSHEESNGQWLPCDPIYYSRDCQHQVEMLPFETIAAQQAPFPGFFVVEALAPAEDDMGVTHQPSITLSFDDKNDQIGSWTKRERKGKAVTTSPFSESGSSSSQSVAAKARGRRIARRLDSTAPSISSLAPNWMPEELKRYFRKYSRKGRSPRHSPARPGRSSASRKRKKATSPERPHSSVATHHAFLAFLVVAMTMLLVGVSADLYATLSRGDGRHPFRSTPAPLEPFQKNVYVEATLSAARHRNYEATSFVKDHQPLAKYTAGPAQRAMKSTLRSPFHITESSAEETTEQIGVSSASDNEEGEVTRSEGNEDMKAAASNETRTRSPCDAFAFTFCDSPRNEFFYMRFANACVAVNTGTVGLCISGRNRFTSKRSCQQTCVDAESSPEHCLVDSVFRKCEKQDVTGEWWHFDGHSCLEWNFTSGLCPSYRSDVFSSRRDCWVNCLAKPRKRLCRAATPDVCYSAHLRFPYFAAGDSVAQCLKVSSLSYPGRRCLIEFTREWSHPTTDVAAIMGVLCTHLGLLVWKCYVIVLKRHWVAFAMELLAPAAVSLTLVFARQNMEYAHVRNVTHFEPFSLQRLPPRFHVPPPSASRWLLLYAPETNATRAVLEALAENSNPPLAAQGFETEEAMVDHYTAAMAHRDSILGGVVFIRLKAAPRMKLSQAEPYQSWSTDSNFPMLPLFSPRHPETKFDGSPGYVTEGFLYLQRQVFRHTLGYLQAQEQHHPDRNLPVTHLRLQRFPLPPHSVDGFYFIVQYFLPIIVLLSYIYPALAAVRQVGYEKESGMKVRVSHRELWRFYCLS from the exons ATGGCAGCTACAGTCATACCGGAGATGGAATATTGCTTTCAGGAAAGTCAAGAACACCGCTGTATGTGCACGCCGTTGCCACCACCTCACTCAACATGCCAGGCGCATTCACACGAAGAAAGCAATGGTCAATGGTTGCCTTGCGATCCCATCTACTACTCGCGGGACTGCCAGCACCAGGTCGAGATGTTGCCTTTTGAGACAATCGCGGCTCAACAGGCTCCTTTTCCAGGCTTTTTCGTCGTGGAGGCATTGGCCCCCGCAGAAGACGACATGGGGGTAACGCACCAGCCATCAATCACTCTTTCGTTCGATGATAAAAATGATCAGATCGGAAGTTGGACGAAACGGGAGCGGAAGGGCAAAGCTGTAACGACGAGTCCTTTCTCCGAAAGCGGCAGCAGTAGCAGCCAGTCGGTAGCTGCTAAGGCCAGGGGCAGGCGCATTGCCCGGCGGCTGGACTCTACGGCGCCCAGCATCAGCAGCCTGGCTCCGAACTGGATGCCAGAGGAACTCAAGCGTTACTTTCGCAAATACAGCCGCAAGGGCCGCAGCCCGCGCCATTCACCTGCCAGACCAGGGAGGTCGTCAGCGAGCCGCAAGCGCAAGAAAGCCACGTCGCCAGAGCGCCCACACTCGAGCGTCGCGACTCACCACGCGTTTCTGGCTTTCTTGGTCGTCGCGATGACAATGCTTCTGGTGGGCGTCAGCGCAGACCTGTACGCAACCTTGTCGCGAGGGGATGGTCGACATCCTTTCCGTAGTACTCCCGCTCCGCTAGAGCCTTTTCAGAAAAACGTCTATGTTGAGGCGACGTTGTCGGCAGCACGGCACAGAAACTACGAGGCCACTAGTTTCGTCAAGGACCACCAGCCACTCGCGAAATACACGGCTGGACCTGCTCAGCGTGCTATGAAAAGCACGCTACGTTCCCCGTTTCATATCACCGAGAGTAGCGCTGAAGAAACAACTGAACAGATAGGTGTCAGTTCCGCCAGCGACAATGAAGAGGGTGAAGTTACAAGATCTGAAGGTAACGAGGACATGAAGGCTGCTGCTTCGAACGAAACACGC ACACGGTCACCTTGCGACGCCTTCGCCTTCACCTTCTGCGACAGTCCGCGCAACGAATTCTTTTACATGCGCTTTGCAAATGCTTGCGTGGCGGTGAACACTGGCACGGTCGGCCTTTGCATCAGCGGCCGTAACCGGTTCACTTCCAAGAGGAGCTGCCAACAGACATGCGTCGATGCAGAGAGCAGCCCCGAGCACTGCCTCGTCGATTCGGTATTCAGGAAATGCGAAAA GCAGGACGTTACAGGCGAGTGGTGGCACTTCGACGGCCATTCGTGCCTCGAGTGGAACTTCACATCCGGCCTGTGTCCTTCGTACCGCAGCGACGTGTTCTCATCACGGCGTGACTGCTGGGTCAATTGCTTGGCAAAGCCCCGCAAGCGGCTCTGTCGGGCGGCCACCCCCGACGTATGTTACAGCGCACACCTCAGGTTTCCATACTTCGCAGCTGGTGACTCAGTGGCGCAGTGCCTCAAGGTGTCATCGCTGAGCTATCCCGGACGCCGCTGCCTGATCG AATTTACTCGAGAGTGGAGCCACCCGACAACCGACGTCGCCGCCATAATGGGCGTCTTGTGTACACACCTTGGGCTGCTCGTGTGGAAGTGCTACGTGATCGTGCTGAAACGTCACTGGGTCGCCTTCGCGATGGAGCTATTGGCGCCCGCCGCGGTGTCCCTGACGCTTGTCTTCGCCCGCCAGAATATGGAGTACGCGCACGTGCGGAACGTGACGCACTTCGAGCCGTTCTCCTTGCAAAGGCTACCGCCACGATTCCACGTGCCACCGCCCAGTGCCTCTCGCTGGTTGCTGCTCTACGCGCCGGAAACCAATGCCACCAGGGCTGTGCTCGAGGCACTGGCCGAAAACTCCAACCCTCCTCTCGCTG CGCAAGGATTCGAGACTGAAGAGGCTATGGTGGACCACTACACGGCTGCCATGGCACACCGGGACTCGATCCTTGGAGGCGTCGTGTTT ATCCGACTTAAGGCAGCTCCCCGTATGAAGCTGTCGCAGGCGGAGCCGTACCAGTCATGGAGCACCGACAGCAACTTTCCTATGCTGCCCTTGTTCTCTCCACGTCATCCTGAGACGAAGTTTGACGGTAGTCCAG GATACGTGACCGAGGGTTTCCTGTACCTACAGAGGCAGGTGTTCAGACACACACTGGGGTACCTGCAGGCTCAGGAGCAGCATCACCCTGACCGGAACTTGCCCGTCACGCACCTGCGTCTGCAGCGGTTTCCGCTTCCGCCGCACTCGGTGGACGGCTTCTATTTTATCGTTCAGTACTTCCTGCCCATCATTGTCCTGCTCAGTTACATCTATCCTGCGCTGGCCGCCGTCCGCCAGGTCGGCTACGAGAAGGAGTCGGGCATGAAGGTCCGTGTGTCCCATCGAGAACTCTGGCGCTTTTATTGTCTCTCTTAG